TCAAAAGGCTTTTGTGGATGCTTTTAAAAATATGACAAAGCTTTTAGTTAGACTAAAAACATTCACGGAATTTGAATTTGATCCTGATACATTGCAAATTGAAAGCCAAACGTATGAAGACTACAAAAGTAAGTATCTAAAAATTGCTGAAAATGTAAAAAATGATATTGAAAAGGTTTCGATTTTACAGGATATCGATTTCGAATTGGAACTCATGCATACAGACCGAATCAATGTAAGTTACATTATGAATCTAATCCGTGACCTGGATTTTGACAATAAAGAAGAGCTTGAGAAAAAAATCCGTGTCATTGAGGAAGAAGTGGACCGGGCTGATAACCCTGAATTACGCCTGAAAGTCGATTTAATAAAAGGCTTCTTAAAACGTGTGGTACCTGAATTATCGAATTCAGATTCTGTAGATGATGCATATAACCATTATGAAGAAAAAATTCGCGAAGAAGAAATTGCAGGTTTTGCAAAAGAAATTGGTATTCCAGAAAAAGATTTAAAAAAGCACCTAGAAGAATACGAATATAGCAACATTGTTCAACAAACTAAAATTAGTGATTCTCTTAAGGTAGGTTTGTTAAAAAAGAGGAAACTGGCCAAACAAATTGTGCATTTTATCATTGAACATACAAAACGATTTACATGAGGGAGCGTAAAGCTCTCTTTTTTGGTTATTTTATAAAATTACATAAATAACTATTGCTATTTTATAAAATTACATATATGATATGAGTGTTAGTCGAAATAAAGGGGGCAGATGACTATTCAATTACAAGAAATTGCATCCGTGATCCAAGGTGTAAATCTCACTCGTGTGGGAACTAGTGCAAAAACAGCGGGTGCCCAAAGCGTTGAGGTATTAACATTGAAAGAATTTAATGAATCGATGGGAATACCCTATAGACTTGAGCAGGAGAAAGATACAAGGATATGGATTGAAGAGAACCAGTTAAATAAAATCCGATTTACTGAAGAAAATATGGTTGTCATTCATTTGCTGTCACAACGTACTACTACTATCCCCTTAAACTATGAAAAACTATTGATACCATCGAATTTTGTAGTTGTTGATTTTCAGCAGCAAGTCGATGTAAAATTTTTTGAATGGTATTTCAATGAACATGTAGAAGTGAGAAGGCAAATCCAGCTTGCTACACAGGGGTCGAGTGTCTCGTCCTTGTCTATTAGCATGTTACGTCAAATGGAAATGTCGTTACCACCTATTCAGCTACAAATGAGGATAGGAAAAATTGTACAAGCAGTCCAGCAGAAAAAAAGACTTACAGAAGAAAGAATGGAACTGGAAGATCAGTATATTCATGAACTGCTTTCAGTAAAAATGGAGGAATCTAAATGACAACATCTGAAAAGCAACGATTACAACAAGCTGAATTACACAAGAAACTTTGGGATATGGCAAATGATTTACGAGGACAAATGGAAGCAAGTGAATTCAAAAATTACATCCTCGGTTTGATTTTCTATCGCTATTTATCTGAAAAAACGGAAGTTCGAGTAGATAAGCTTCTCGAAGAAGATGCCATTTCTTATGGTAAGGCCTGGGCTGACGAAGAATACCGCGAAGCATTAGCTGAGGAACTTCTTCAACAAATTGGCTATGTAATTGAGCCTGAATACCTTTTTTCAAACATGATGATTGAAATTGAAAAAGGCGATAACGGTACATTTGATACAGAATTACTACAAAAAGCAGTCAACTCAGTAACAGAATCAACGCTAGGTACAGACAGCCAGGCCGACTTTGAACATTTATTCGACGATATGGATTTAGCATCATCAAAATTAGGGCGTGACGTTAGATCCCGTTCTAAGTTAATCGCAAAAATTATTGCAAGTGTCAACGATATCCCGTTCTTGCATGACGACGTTGATATTGACGTGCTGGGCGATGCTTACGAGTATATGATTTCACAATTTGCAGCAAGTGCAGGTAAGAAGGCCGGCGAATTTTACACACCACAACAAGTATCTAAGATTTTAGCCAAGATTGT
This genomic window from Sporosarcina sp. Marseille-Q4063 contains:
- a CDS encoding restriction endonuclease subunit S, with product MTIQLQEIASVIQGVNLTRVGTSAKTAGAQSVEVLTLKEFNESMGIPYRLEQEKDTRIWIEENQLNKIRFTEENMVVIHLLSQRTTTIPLNYEKLLIPSNFVVVDFQQQVDVKFFEWYFNEHVEVRRQIQLATQGSSVSSLSISMLRQMEMSLPPIQLQMRIGKIVQAVQQKKRLTEERMELEDQYIHELLSVKMEESK